The Flexivirga oryzae genome has a segment encoding these proteins:
- a CDS encoding C39 family peptidase, which produces MSDRSGLITTDKLPAPNRRQVMLGGVAAGGALLFGAPVASAAGADGDSDRHIRYHRFSSARDWAHGECRGVHFDQHGLRISRPAGTREFADPTVENAPTKLYDVSTWTAPWRTNGFGLTELISSWNADTPNGTWIEVNVRGRAEDGTLSDWFVLGRWCSNDTEQGGAIQRQSLDGQGTDYATVWTDTLHLLNDHTFVAFQLRVQLLRPHRSRLTPTVRFLGAVSSALPDDPTVPESTFTLGREVILDVPTFSQETHVGQYPQWDNGGEAWCSPTSSSMVLAWWRRGPNAADLSWVDPSYADPQVDYAARNTYDYVYEGCGNWPFNTAYTSRFGLEGFVTRLRSLAEAEPFIAAGMPVITSVSFKSSELDGAGYSTNGHLMVLVGFTADGDPVMNDPASHLIADDKQVRVTYKRGQFENVWVPHSGGTVYLNHPARWRLPRAPHEANW; this is translated from the coding sequence ATGTCCGATCGTTCCGGGTTGATCACCACCGACAAGCTGCCGGCGCCGAACCGCCGCCAGGTGATGCTGGGGGGTGTGGCGGCGGGTGGTGCGCTGCTCTTCGGGGCGCCCGTGGCCTCCGCAGCCGGAGCGGACGGGGACAGCGACCGGCACATCCGCTACCACCGCTTCTCGAGCGCGCGGGACTGGGCACACGGTGAGTGTCGCGGCGTGCACTTCGACCAGCACGGCCTGCGCATCTCCCGACCGGCCGGCACCCGCGAATTCGCAGACCCCACAGTCGAGAACGCGCCCACCAAGCTGTATGACGTCAGCACCTGGACCGCACCCTGGCGCACCAACGGCTTCGGCCTGACCGAACTCATCTCCTCCTGGAACGCCGACACACCGAACGGCACCTGGATCGAGGTCAACGTCCGCGGGCGCGCCGAGGACGGCACGCTGTCCGACTGGTTCGTGCTCGGCCGGTGGTGCAGCAACGACACCGAGCAGGGCGGCGCGATCCAGCGTCAGTCGCTGGACGGGCAGGGCACCGACTACGCGACGGTGTGGACCGACACGTTGCACCTGCTCAACGACCACACGTTCGTCGCCTTCCAGCTGCGCGTCCAGTTGCTGCGCCCGCATCGCTCGCGGCTGACACCGACGGTGCGCTTCCTCGGGGCCGTCTCGTCGGCGCTGCCGGACGACCCGACCGTGCCGGAGAGCACGTTCACCCTCGGCCGCGAGGTCATCCTCGACGTCCCGACCTTCTCCCAGGAGACGCACGTCGGGCAGTATCCGCAGTGGGACAACGGGGGAGAGGCGTGGTGCTCACCGACGTCGTCGTCGATGGTGCTGGCCTGGTGGCGCCGCGGCCCGAACGCCGCGGACCTGTCGTGGGTGGACCCGTCATACGCCGACCCGCAGGTCGACTACGCAGCCCGCAACACCTACGACTATGTGTACGAGGGGTGCGGCAACTGGCCGTTCAACACGGCCTACACCTCCCGGTTCGGGCTGGAGGGTTTCGTGACCCGGTTGCGCAGCCTGGCCGAGGCGGAGCCGTTCATCGCCGCCGGGATGCCGGTGATCACCTCCGTGTCGTTCAAGAGTTCGGAGCTGGACGGTGCCGGTTACTCGACCAACGGGCACCTGATGGTGCTGGTCGGCTTCACCGCCGACGGCGACCCGGTGATGAACGACCCGGCGTCCCACCTGATCGCCGACGACAAGCAGGTCCGGGTCACCTACAAGCGCGGGCAGTTCGAGAACGTCTGGGTCCCGCACAGCGGCGGCACGGTCTACCTCAACCACCCGGCGCGGTGGCGGCTGCCCCGCGCTCCGCACGAGGCCAACTGGTAG
- the acnA gene encoding aconitate hydratase AcnA codes for MSTNSFGAKDTLAVGEKSYEIYRLDKVEGSTNLPFSLKVLLECLLRTEDGANITEDHINAVGQWDENANPSTEIQFTPARVIMQDFTGVPCVVDLATMREAVSDLGGDAKKINPLAPAEMVIDHSVIIDVAGRPDAFEKNVEIEYGRNRERYQFLRWGQTAFDDFKVVPPGTGIVHQVNIEHLARGVMTRENDGVVQAYPDSCVGTDSHTTMVNGLGVLGWGVGGIEAEAAMLGQPVSMLIPRVVGFKLTGEIPSGATATDVVLTITQMLREHGVVGKFVEFYGDGVASVPLANRATIGNMSPEFGSTCAIFPVDDVTLDYLRLTGRPDDQVALVEAYAKEQGLWHDPSVEPRFSERLELDLSTVVPSIAGPKRPQDRIVLADAKQQFNLDIKNYGVQGDYREVQVTPAEGAAYGLKDGAVVIASITSCTNTSNPSVMMAAGLLAKNAVEKGLTVPPWVKTSMAPGSQVVTGYYDKAGMWPYLEKLGFYLVGYGCTTCIGNSGPLADEISQAIQDNDLTAVSVLSGNRNFEGRINPDVKMNYLASPPLVIAYALAGTMNFDFETDPLGQDQQGNDVFLKDIWPNPADVESTIATSMDRDMFIKDYADVFAGDERWQSLPTPEGDIFEWDAESTYVRRPPYFEGMGKTPEPVEDIHGARVLAKLGDSVTTDHISPAGSIKADSPAGKYLTEHGIERKNFNSYGSRRGNHEVMVRGTFANIRLRNQLLDDVEGGFTRDFTAGGEQTTIFDAAQNYEKAGIPLVVLAGKEYGTGSSRDWAAKGTVLLGVRAVIAESFERIHRSNLIGMGVLPLQFPDGENIESLGLSGTETFDFDGVTALNDGGIPPTVHVSATKEDGSKVEFDAVVRIDTPGEADYYRNGGILQYVLRSLVD; via the coding sequence ATGAGCACCAATAGCTTCGGAGCGAAGGACACGCTCGCCGTAGGTGAGAAGTCCTACGAGATCTACCGCCTGGACAAGGTGGAGGGCAGCACGAACCTGCCGTTCAGCCTGAAGGTGCTGCTCGAGTGCCTGTTGCGCACCGAGGACGGCGCCAACATCACCGAGGACCACATCAACGCGGTCGGCCAGTGGGACGAGAACGCCAACCCGAGCACGGAGATCCAGTTCACCCCGGCGCGCGTGATCATGCAGGACTTCACCGGCGTGCCCTGTGTCGTCGACCTGGCAACCATGCGTGAGGCGGTCAGCGACCTCGGCGGTGACGCCAAGAAGATCAACCCGCTGGCTCCCGCCGAGATGGTCATCGACCACTCGGTGATCATCGACGTCGCCGGGCGCCCGGACGCGTTCGAGAAGAACGTCGAGATCGAGTACGGCCGCAACCGCGAGCGCTACCAGTTCCTGCGCTGGGGGCAGACCGCGTTCGACGACTTCAAGGTCGTCCCGCCGGGCACCGGCATCGTCCACCAGGTCAACATCGAGCACCTCGCCCGTGGCGTCATGACCCGGGAGAACGACGGCGTCGTGCAGGCCTACCCGGACAGCTGCGTCGGCACCGACAGCCACACCACGATGGTCAACGGCCTCGGCGTGCTCGGCTGGGGCGTCGGCGGCATCGAGGCCGAGGCCGCCATGCTCGGCCAGCCCGTGTCGATGCTCATCCCGCGCGTCGTCGGCTTCAAGCTGACCGGCGAGATCCCCTCCGGCGCAACGGCGACCGACGTCGTGCTCACCATCACCCAGATGCTGCGCGAGCACGGTGTGGTCGGCAAGTTCGTCGAGTTCTACGGCGATGGCGTCGCCTCGGTGCCGCTGGCCAACCGCGCCACCATCGGCAACATGAGCCCCGAGTTCGGCTCCACCTGTGCGATCTTCCCGGTCGACGACGTGACCCTGGACTACCTGCGGCTCACCGGACGTCCGGACGACCAGGTCGCGCTCGTCGAGGCCTACGCCAAGGAGCAGGGCCTCTGGCACGACCCGAGCGTCGAGCCGCGCTTCTCCGAGCGGCTCGAGCTGGATCTGTCCACCGTCGTGCCGTCGATCGCCGGACCCAAGCGTCCGCAGGACCGCATCGTGCTCGCCGACGCCAAGCAGCAGTTCAACCTGGACATCAAGAACTACGGCGTCCAGGGCGACTACCGCGAGGTGCAGGTGACGCCCGCCGAGGGCGCGGCATACGGCCTGAAGGACGGCGCTGTCGTGATCGCCTCGATCACCAGCTGCACCAACACCTCCAACCCGTCGGTGATGATGGCCGCCGGCCTGCTGGCCAAGAACGCCGTCGAGAAGGGCCTGACGGTCCCGCCGTGGGTCAAGACGTCGATGGCGCCCGGCTCGCAGGTCGTGACCGGCTACTACGACAAGGCCGGCATGTGGCCCTACCTGGAGAAGCTCGGCTTCTACCTGGTCGGCTACGGCTGCACCACCTGTATCGGCAACTCCGGCCCGCTGGCCGACGAGATCAGCCAGGCGATCCAGGACAACGACCTCACCGCCGTGTCGGTGCTCTCGGGCAACCGCAACTTCGAGGGCCGCATCAACCCCGACGTGAAGATGAACTACCTGGCCTCCCCGCCGCTGGTCATCGCCTACGCGCTCGCGGGCACCATGAACTTCGACTTCGAGACCGACCCGCTGGGCCAGGACCAGCAGGGCAACGACGTGTTCCTCAAGGACATCTGGCCCAACCCGGCCGACGTCGAGTCGACCATCGCCACCTCGATGGACCGCGACATGTTCATCAAGGACTACGCCGACGTGTTCGCCGGTGACGAGCGCTGGCAGTCGCTGCCGACGCCCGAGGGCGACATCTTCGAGTGGGACGCCGAGTCGACCTACGTGCGCAGGCCCCCGTACTTCGAGGGCATGGGCAAGACGCCCGAGCCGGTCGAGGACATCCACGGAGCGCGCGTGCTGGCCAAGCTGGGTGACTCGGTGACCACCGACCACATCAGCCCGGCCGGCTCGATCAAGGCCGACAGCCCTGCCGGCAAGTACCTCACCGAGCACGGCATCGAGCGCAAGAACTTCAACTCCTACGGTTCGCGGCGCGGCAACCACGAGGTGATGGTGCGTGGCACCTTCGCCAACATCCGGCTGCGCAACCAGCTGCTGGACGACGTCGAGGGCGGCTTCACCCGCGACTTCACCGCCGGCGGCGAGCAGACGACGATCTTCGACGCGGCACAGAACTACGAGAAGGCCGGCATCCCGCTGGTCGTGCTCGCCGGCAAGGAGTACGGCACCGGCAGCTCGCGTGACTGGGCCGCCAAGGGCACCGTGCTGCTCGGCGTCCGCGCCGTCATCGCCGAGTCGTTCGAGCGCATCCACCGGTCCAACCTGATCGGCATGGGCGTGCTGCCGCTGCAGTTCCCGGACGGGGAGAACATCGAGTCGCTGGGCCTGTCCGGCACCGAGACGTTCGACTTCGACGGCGTCACCGCACTGAACGACGGCGGCATCCCGCCGACCGTCCACGTGAGCGCCACCAAGGAGGACGGCAGCAAGGTCGAGTTCGACGCGGTGGTCCGCATCGACACACCCGGTGAGGCCGACTACTACCGCAACGGCGGCATCCTGCAGTACGTGCTCCGGTCCCTGGTGGACTGA
- a CDS encoding energy-coupling factor transporter transmembrane component T: protein MKHVLPQANPLALLTFGFTAVVGSFLIGRPVAAAVVVAVYAVLALACVPSWRPLRWRLFAVGFAAVSLWWSSWLLGGHDVSIATTAAGRILVLALPGAIVAAFIDPMRFGDALAQNLRLPARFVGAFTASLTRFDRLGETFDQLQRTRRIRGFGPSRNPISRAATTAPLTFGLLVTAMRGATQLSLAMDSRGFATAQRRSWAQPSPWRRGDTLIVAAAVLVTIVLPVALR from the coding sequence ATGAAACACGTGCTGCCCCAGGCGAATCCGCTCGCTCTGCTGACATTCGGGTTCACCGCGGTGGTCGGGTCGTTCCTGATCGGTCGGCCGGTGGCGGCTGCGGTCGTCGTCGCGGTGTATGCCGTCCTCGCGCTCGCGTGTGTCCCCTCGTGGCGGCCGCTGCGCTGGCGGCTGTTCGCGGTCGGCTTCGCCGCTGTGTCGCTGTGGTGGTCCTCGTGGCTGCTCGGCGGGCACGACGTCTCCATCGCCACGACGGCCGCCGGACGAATCCTGGTGCTCGCGCTGCCGGGCGCGATCGTCGCGGCCTTCATCGACCCGATGCGCTTCGGCGACGCGTTGGCCCAGAACCTCCGGCTGCCGGCGCGATTCGTCGGCGCGTTCACCGCGTCGCTGACCCGCTTCGACCGGCTCGGCGAGACGTTCGACCAGTTGCAGCGCACCCGCCGGATCCGTGGCTTCGGCCCGTCCCGCAACCCGATCTCGCGGGCAGCGACCACCGCGCCGCTAACCTTCGGGTTGCTCGTGACCGCCATGCGGGGAGCCACCCAGCTGTCGCTCGCGATGGACTCGCGCGGCTTCGCGACGGCGCAGCGGCGCAGCTGGGCGCAGCCCTCGCCGTGGCGCCGCGGGGACACGCTGATCGTCGCCGCGGCGGTGCTGGTGACGATCGTCCTCCCGGTCGCCCTGCGGTGA
- a CDS encoding helix-turn-helix domain-containing protein, which yields MGAEGLDGHAVDPAAIFDQNDLVLQLELLRRRAAVGSGRRRVPLATLGRLSGIPTSTLHTYIRGRSFPPADALDRIVEALGATPREARDWATAWERASDAMFGGGRQPGASGLGRLRRFRREVRRQMTRPTDRAVDRAEYVVLFNRLTVNAGKIIVGLEQRVVLRATGFGVDRDVLQVQSSTDQDVGRLTLHDLVNAHEGSHRSLSEPPVRLMEVLFDRELAVGETYFYEATVRYAPTEGAPEPPSRCALKGFDGPGPSFTLEVCFDPSVRPRRVVQVHRPNFGRGTENIVGELTVNDWGAVVVTAQRPLAGVHGIRWEW from the coding sequence ATGGGCGCGGAAGGACTCGATGGTCACGCCGTCGACCCTGCGGCGATCTTCGACCAGAACGATCTGGTGCTCCAGCTGGAGCTACTGCGTCGGCGGGCGGCCGTCGGCTCGGGCCGGCGGCGGGTTCCCCTGGCCACTCTCGGTCGCCTGAGTGGGATCCCCACTTCCACCCTCCACACGTACATTCGCGGCAGGTCGTTCCCTCCCGCCGATGCTCTGGACCGGATCGTCGAAGCGCTGGGAGCCACGCCACGAGAGGCCCGCGACTGGGCGACGGCCTGGGAACGGGCCAGCGACGCGATGTTCGGCGGCGGACGACAACCAGGCGCGTCCGGTCTCGGTCGGCTGAGGCGCTTTCGCCGCGAGGTACGGCGACAGATGACGCGTCCGACGGATCGTGCTGTGGATCGTGCCGAGTACGTGGTGTTGTTCAACCGGCTGACCGTCAACGCCGGCAAAATCATCGTCGGCCTGGAGCAACGGGTCGTGCTGCGCGCCACCGGGTTCGGGGTGGATCGTGATGTGTTGCAGGTGCAGTCGAGCACGGATCAGGATGTCGGGCGGCTGACTCTGCACGACCTGGTCAACGCCCACGAAGGGAGTCACCGATCGCTGAGCGAGCCTCCGGTCCGTCTGATGGAAGTACTGTTCGATCGCGAGCTGGCCGTTGGTGAAACCTACTTCTACGAAGCCACGGTGCGATATGCGCCGACGGAAGGTGCCCCGGAGCCACCATCGCGGTGCGCGTTGAAAGGCTTTGACGGCCCAGGCCCCTCGTTCACCTTGGAGGTGTGCTTCGACCCTTCTGTGCGACCTCGGCGAGTCGTCCAGGTCCACCGGCCGAACTTCGGTCGAGGGACCGAGAACATCGTCGGCGAGCTCACGGTGAACGACTGGGGTGCTGTCGTGGTGACCGCACAACGGCCGCTCGCAGGTGTCCACGGGATTCGATGGGAGTGGTGA
- a CDS encoding LLM class flavin-dependent oxidoreductase — protein MPRAGEPLARMGFLTIGLFDESNPAGGHETTLRVIETAEQLGFDSVWLRCRHLQHGISSPVAVLAAASQRTRRIELGTAVIPLGLENPFRLAEDLATVDVLSGGRLNPGVSVGTPMRYDDFKTRLYPDTYDAEDFSKERVVRLLDFLRGEPVSDFEGTVGIETFSRRVQPHSPGLADRLWYGGMKDSAVWAGGQGINYLTSSVVTTDGSDLSGTEPDHFARIQAEHIDAYRDAYAAAHPDRAPGRVSQGLVVIPTDSATAGQKAKYAAYREGRLARTRAPQGPRHMLFSADYVGDSAELAEQLYADAAFQRVDEVAFALPFTFDETDYLQIITDMATELGPALGWTPKH, from the coding sequence ATGCCGCGAGCCGGTGAACCGCTGGCCCGGATGGGTTTCCTGACCATCGGGCTGTTCGACGAGAGCAACCCCGCAGGTGGCCACGAGACCACGCTGCGCGTCATCGAGACCGCCGAGCAGCTCGGCTTCGACTCGGTGTGGCTGCGCTGCCGGCACCTGCAGCACGGCATCTCGTCACCGGTCGCGGTGCTCGCGGCGGCGAGCCAGCGGACCCGCCGCATCGAGTTGGGCACGGCCGTCATACCCCTCGGGCTGGAGAACCCGTTCCGGCTCGCCGAGGACCTGGCGACCGTCGACGTACTGTCCGGCGGCCGGCTCAACCCGGGTGTCTCGGTCGGCACCCCGATGCGGTACGACGACTTCAAGACCCGGCTGTACCCCGACACCTACGACGCGGAGGACTTCTCCAAGGAACGGGTGGTGAGGTTGCTGGACTTCCTTCGCGGAGAGCCGGTTTCGGACTTCGAGGGAACGGTCGGCATCGAGACCTTCTCCCGGCGCGTGCAGCCGCACTCGCCCGGTCTGGCGGACCGGCTGTGGTACGGCGGGATGAAGGACTCCGCGGTCTGGGCCGGCGGGCAGGGGATCAACTACCTGACCAGCTCGGTGGTCACGACCGACGGCAGCGACTTGTCCGGCACCGAGCCGGACCACTTCGCGCGCATCCAGGCCGAGCACATCGACGCCTACCGGGACGCGTATGCCGCCGCCCACCCGGACCGTGCACCGGGCCGGGTGTCGCAGGGGCTGGTCGTCATACCGACCGATTCGGCGACGGCCGGGCAGAAGGCCAAGTACGCGGCCTATCGCGAGGGCCGGCTGGCTCGCACCCGCGCACCGCAGGGCCCACGGCACATGCTGTTCTCGGCCGACTACGTCGGTGACAGCGCCGAGCTCGCCGAGCAGTTGTACGCCGACGCCGCCTTCCAGCGCGTCGACGAGGTCGCGTTCGCACTGCCGTTCACCTTCGACGAGACCGACTACCTGCAGATCATCACCGACATGGCGACCGAGCTCGGCCCGGCCCTCGGGTGGACCCCCAAGCACTGA